A window from Aeromonas rivipollensis encodes these proteins:
- the rlmE gene encoding 23S rRNA (uridine(2552)-2'-O)-methyltransferase RlmE, with product MTQKKHSPSSTRWLKEHFDDHYVKKAQKLGLRSRAVFKIDEIQGKDKLLKPGMTVVDLGAAPGGWSQFAIEQVGEKGRVIACDILPMDSIAGVDFLQGDFREETVLAALLARVGPDKVDVVMSDMAPNMSGTQQVDQARSMYLIELALDMCNQVLRSNGSFVVKVFQGEGFDAYLNEIRRLFSVVKIRKPDSSRARSREVYIVATGFKL from the coding sequence ATGACCCAGAAAAAACATTCCCCCAGTTCAACCCGCTGGTTAAAAGAACATTTTGACGATCATTACGTCAAAAAAGCCCAGAAGTTGGGACTGCGTTCCCGCGCCGTGTTCAAGATCGATGAGATTCAGGGCAAGGACAAGTTGCTCAAACCGGGCATGACGGTGGTGGATCTGGGGGCGGCCCCCGGTGGCTGGTCCCAGTTCGCCATCGAGCAGGTGGGTGAAAAGGGGCGAGTGATTGCTTGCGATATTCTGCCGATGGATTCCATTGCCGGTGTCGATTTCCTGCAAGGGGACTTTCGGGAGGAAACTGTGCTTGCCGCCTTGCTGGCCCGGGTTGGCCCGGACAAGGTTGATGTGGTCATGTCTGACATGGCGCCCAACATGAGCGGAACCCAGCAGGTGGATCAGGCTCGCTCCATGTATCTGATCGAGCTGGCGCTGGACATGTGCAATCAGGTCTTGCGCAGTAATGGCAGTTTCGTGGTCAAGGTATTCCAGGGGGAGGGGTTTGACGCCTATCTCAATGAAATTCGTAGACTTTTCTCTGTCGTCAAGATTCGTAAACCAGACTCCTCCCGTGCCCGTTCACGAGAAGTCTACATTGTGGCTACCGGTT
- the yhbY gene encoding ribosome assembly RNA-binding protein YhbY, whose product MILNNKQKQYLKGLAHSLKPVVLLGQHGLTEGVLAEIDLALNHHELIKVKVSSEDREMKQLVMEAIVRETGAIKVQSMGHVLTIYRQATEPKIQLPRK is encoded by the coding sequence ATGATTCTCAACAATAAACAGAAACAGTACCTCAAGGGCCTCGCCCACAGCCTGAAGCCGGTCGTCCTGCTGGGACAACACGGCCTGACCGAAGGGGTGCTGGCCGAGATCGATCTGGCGCTGAACCACCACGAGCTGATCAAGGTTAAGGTGTCGTCTGAAGATCGTGAGATGAAACAGCTGGTGATGGAAGCCATCGTCCGTGAGACAGGCGCCATCAAGGTACAGAGCATGGGCCATGTACTGACCATCTATCGTCAGGCCACAGAACCCAAGATCCAGTTGCCCCGCAAGTAA
- a CDS encoding PilZ domain-containing protein has translation MDKHQILTDEELAMLQDLGDAEDMAAGQFLRGNLSLPLQSLLQRASHLTIEARIAGHQLRFPLHCTLAAEGHTELRIAAPTITELGSPHLRAWRLDEKAVFHTSDAEYEVHSLSLGGLIVAGLPPTLAKGDRLHGTLDIEGLPPLALSGTLIRHVQSHRKHHDWALKFQLDKGDQERLRDWLFQRHQDAFVQTYQGD, from the coding sequence ATGGACAAGCATCAGATTCTCACCGACGAGGAGCTGGCCATGCTGCAGGACTTGGGAGACGCAGAGGACATGGCCGCCGGCCAGTTCCTGCGAGGCAACCTGAGCCTTCCCCTACAGAGCCTGTTGCAACGGGCCAGCCACTTGACGATCGAGGCCCGTATCGCCGGCCATCAACTGCGTTTTCCGCTGCATTGTACCCTGGCGGCGGAAGGCCACACCGAGCTGCGCATCGCCGCCCCCACCATCACAGAGCTGGGCTCCCCTCATCTGCGCGCCTGGCGACTCGATGAAAAAGCCGTCTTTCACACCAGCGATGCCGAGTATGAGGTGCACAGCCTCTCCCTTGGCGGTCTCATCGTAGCTGGCTTGCCACCTACCCTGGCCAAGGGCGACCGGCTGCACGGCACCCTCGACATCGAGGGATTGCCCCCCCTGGCACTGAGCGGCACCCTGATAAGGCATGTCCAGTCTCACCGGAAGCACCATGACTGGGCCTTGAAATTCCAGCTGGACAAGGGAGATCAGGAGCGACTGCGGGACTGGCTCTTCCAGCGTCATCAGGACGCCTTCGTCCAGACCTATCAGGGGGACTAA
- the greA gene encoding transcription elongation factor GreA — protein MNHTPMTVRGAEKLRQELDYLKSELRPQIIEAIADAREHGDLKENAEYHAAREQQGFCEGRIQEIEGKLSNAQVIDITKIANNGRVIFGATVTLLKSETEEEVVYRIVGDDEADIKQNMISVNSPIARALIGKEVDDVAIVKTPAGDVEYEILEVAYL, from the coding sequence ATGAATCATACTCCGATGACTGTTCGCGGCGCTGAAAAGCTGCGTCAAGAGCTCGACTATCTGAAGAGCGAGCTGCGTCCCCAGATTATCGAAGCGATTGCTGATGCCCGTGAACATGGTGATCTGAAAGAAAACGCCGAATACCATGCCGCTCGCGAGCAGCAAGGTTTCTGTGAAGGCCGCATTCAGGAGATTGAGGGCAAGCTCTCCAATGCCCAGGTGATCGATATCACCAAGATTGCCAACAATGGCCGCGTCATCTTCGGTGCGACAGTGACCCTGCTGAAAAGCGAAACGGAAGAGGAAGTGGTCTACCGCATCGTGGGTGACGACGAGGCGGACATCAAACAGAACATGATCTCCGTGAACTCTCCCATTGCCCGTGCCCTGATCGGCAAGGAAGTGGACGACGTGGCCATCGTCAAGACACCGGCCGGCGATGTTGAGTACGAAATTCTGGAAGTCGCCTACCTCTGA
- a CDS encoding PRC-barrel domain-containing protein, which produces MNNIIPTKTGRQLGSRVLSASTLNGDDVYDPRGEKLGSIKELMLDIDNGKVCYAVLSFGGFLSLGEKLFAVPWSALKVDTENKRFIMDTTEERMKNAPGFDSDNWPNMADTSWEKSIYSYYDSRY; this is translated from the coding sequence ATGAACAATATCATTCCAACCAAAACCGGTCGTCAGCTTGGGTCAAGAGTACTCAGCGCCAGCACGCTCAATGGCGACGATGTGTACGACCCGAGAGGTGAAAAGCTGGGCAGCATCAAGGAGCTCATGCTGGATATCGACAACGGCAAGGTGTGTTATGCAGTGCTCTCCTTCGGCGGTTTCCTCAGCCTCGGCGAGAAGCTGTTTGCCGTACCCTGGAGCGCCCTGAAGGTCGATACTGAAAACAAGCGCTTCATCATGGATACCACTGAGGAGCGCATGAAGAATGCCCCTGGGTTTGATAGCGACAACTGGCCCAACATGGCAGATACCTCTTGGGAAAAGAGCATCTACAGCTATTACGACTCCAGGTACTGA
- a CDS encoding DUF421 domain-containing protein, with product MFDLDLNGVLSFTVSPLQLMLRGTLIYWFLFVVLRFVLRRDIGTLGLSDFLFVAILGDAAQNAMIGSATSTTDGMVLIATLVFWSYLLDFLSFHFPAVRRFTSAQRICLVRDGKMLRRNMRREFITEEELSAKIRQEGVDDIARVKRMYLEGDGEISLIKQETSTPPQ from the coding sequence ATGTTCGACCTTGACTTGAACGGCGTGCTTTCCTTCACGGTATCGCCGCTACAACTGATGCTGCGGGGAACCTTGATCTATTGGTTCCTGTTCGTAGTCCTGCGGTTCGTGCTGAGACGCGATATCGGTACGCTCGGGCTCAGCGACTTTCTGTTTGTGGCGATCCTCGGTGACGCGGCGCAGAACGCGATGATCGGCAGCGCCACCTCGACCACGGACGGCATGGTGCTTATCGCGACCCTGGTGTTCTGGAGCTACCTGCTGGATTTCCTGAGCTTCCACTTTCCGGCGGTCCGTCGCTTCACGTCGGCACAGCGCATATGCCTGGTCCGCGACGGCAAGATGCTGCGGCGAAACATGCGCCGTGAATTCATTACCGAGGAAGAGTTGAGCGCGAAGATCCGCCAGGAGGGCGTCGATGACATCGCGCGGGTCAAGCGCATGTATCTCGAGGGCGATGGCGAGATAAGTCTGATCAAGCAGGAGACGAGCACTCCCCCCCAATAA
- a CDS encoding hemerythrin domain-containing protein, translating to MKTATEIATTPKPATAEKDAIALLRADHRTVSGLFAEYEKTRSNAKKRALVTEICRALTVHTQIEEEIFYPAIKAVLKDKLLLPEATVEHGGIKDLIAQLEGLEPDGEMYDAKVKVLSEYVEHHVEEEQSEMFPKVKASSLDLAKLGARMAARKADLLAALG from the coding sequence ATGAAAACTGCCACCGAGATCGCCACTACACCGAAACCAGCCACAGCCGAAAAGGATGCCATCGCGTTGCTGAGGGCCGACCATCGTACCGTCAGCGGCCTGTTTGCCGAGTACGAAAAGACGCGTTCCAACGCCAAGAAGAGGGCGCTCGTCACCGAGATTTGCCGCGCCTTGACGGTGCATACCCAGATCGAGGAAGAGATCTTCTACCCCGCCATCAAGGCAGTATTGAAGGACAAGCTGTTGCTACCGGAAGCCACCGTTGAACATGGTGGCATCAAGGATCTGATCGCCCAGCTCGAAGGCCTCGAACCCGATGGCGAGATGTACGACGCCAAGGTGAAGGTGCTCTCCGAATACGTTGAGCATCACGTCGAGGAGGAGCAGAGCGAGATGTTCCCGAAGGTCAAGGCCAGCTCGCTGGATCTGGCCAAACTCGGCGCCAGGATGGCAGCGCGCAAGGCCGATCTGCTCGCAGCTCTGGGCTGA
- a CDS encoding catalase, with protein MLTTNQGVAVGDNQHSLKAGLSGPTLLEDFILREKITHFDHERIPERIVHARGSAAHGYFEAYQPLTELTRAAPFQAAGKITPVFVRFSTVAGERGSVDTARDVRGFAVKFYTDEGNWDLVGNNIPVFFIQDAMKFPDLIHAVKPEPHNGMPQAASAHDTFWDFASLMPETTHTLMWVMSDRGIPRSYRMMQGFGVHSFRLVNAAGESHFVKFHWTPKLGTHSLVWDEAVKLAGADADFHRRDLWDAIEAGEYPEWELGLQIFTDAQAEGFSFDVLDATKIVPEELVPVTPVGRMVLNRNPDNFFAETEQVAFCTAHVVPGIDFSNDPLLAGRIHSYVDTQITRLGGANFHEIPINAPLAPVHNNQRDGLHRQAIPRGRVAYEPNSLGGGCPFQAGTAGFVSFPQQLDGDKLRGKPEKFADHYSQATLFYESQTEVEKAHIIAAFRFELSKVSVPAIRQRMLASLVNVSADMATKIATGLGIKVPAAMPTALAKAVSPEVTLSSALSLMAHPGDGGIRTRKVAILIADGIVGASALVIQAAITAAGAVTCMIGPRLGPVNCADGQSLEATGTLENAASVLFDALVLPDGGDGVTRLAGYGQTVEFVTNQYRHGKTILALGAGKALLDQAGIAPTLASGEPDPGIVLASADTVDEGTATFITAAGKHRHSARESDPPRI; from the coding sequence GTGCTGACGACCAATCAGGGCGTGGCGGTCGGTGACAACCAGCACTCGCTCAAAGCGGGTCTGAGCGGGCCGACCCTGCTCGAAGACTTCATCCTGCGAGAGAAGATCACCCATTTCGATCACGAACGAATCCCTGAACGCATAGTGCATGCGCGCGGCTCGGCTGCTCACGGCTATTTCGAAGCCTACCAGCCGCTCACCGAGCTCACTCGCGCGGCCCCCTTCCAGGCTGCGGGCAAGATCACACCGGTCTTCGTGCGCTTTTCCACCGTCGCCGGCGAACGGGGCTCGGTAGATACGGCGCGTGACGTGCGCGGTTTCGCCGTCAAGTTCTACACCGACGAGGGCAACTGGGATCTGGTGGGCAACAACATCCCGGTCTTCTTCATCCAGGACGCGATGAAGTTTCCGGATCTCATCCATGCCGTCAAACCCGAACCGCACAACGGTATGCCGCAAGCGGCATCGGCCCACGACACCTTCTGGGATTTTGCCTCGTTGATGCCGGAGACCACCCACACGCTGATGTGGGTGATGTCCGACCGTGGTATTCCACGCAGCTACCGGATGATGCAGGGCTTCGGCGTACACAGCTTCCGGCTGGTCAATGCGGCGGGCGAGTCGCATTTCGTCAAATTCCACTGGACACCCAAACTCGGTACCCATTCGCTGGTCTGGGATGAGGCGGTCAAGCTCGCCGGTGCCGATGCCGACTTCCATCGCCGCGATCTGTGGGATGCCATCGAAGCAGGCGAATACCCGGAGTGGGAGCTCGGCCTGCAGATATTCACCGACGCCCAGGCCGAAGGCTTCAGCTTCGATGTGCTCGACGCCACCAAGATAGTCCCCGAGGAGCTGGTGCCGGTGACGCCGGTTGGCCGCATGGTGCTCAACCGCAACCCCGACAATTTCTTTGCCGAAACCGAGCAGGTCGCCTTCTGTACCGCCCATGTGGTGCCCGGCATCGACTTCAGCAACGATCCCTTGCTGGCGGGCCGGATCCACTCCTATGTCGACACCCAGATCACCCGGCTGGGTGGGGCAAACTTCCACGAGATCCCGATCAACGCCCCACTGGCCCCCGTCCACAACAACCAGCGTGACGGCTTGCACCGTCAGGCCATCCCCCGCGGCAGAGTCGCCTACGAGCCCAACTCCCTCGGCGGTGGTTGCCCCTTCCAGGCCGGTACGGCGGGGTTCGTCTCCTTCCCGCAACAGCTCGATGGGGACAAGCTGCGTGGCAAACCGGAAAAATTTGCCGACCACTACAGTCAAGCCACCCTGTTCTACGAGAGCCAGACCGAGGTCGAAAAGGCGCACATCATCGCGGCCTTCCGCTTCGAACTGAGCAAGGTGTCGGTGCCGGCCATCCGGCAACGCATGCTGGCCTCGCTGGTGAACGTCTCCGCCGACATGGCGACAAAGATCGCCACCGGCCTTGGCATCAAAGTGCCCGCGGCCATGCCGACGGCGTTGGCGAAGGCGGTCTCCCCCGAGGTAACCCTGTCGTCTGCCCTGTCACTCATGGCGCACCCCGGCGACGGCGGGATCCGTACCCGCAAGGTGGCGATCCTGATCGCCGACGGGATTGTGGGCGCCAGTGCCCTGGTCATTCAGGCCGCCATCACCGCTGCCGGCGCTGTGACGTGCATGATCGGGCCCCGCCTAGGACCGGTTAACTGCGCCGACGGCCAGTCACTGGAGGCGACCGGTACCCTGGAGAATGCTGCGTCAGTCCTGTTCGACGCGCTGGTCTTGCCCGATGGCGGGGATGGGGTAACGCGGCTCGCCGGCTACGGTCAGACGGTGGAGTTTGTGACCAACCAGTATCGCCATGGCAAGACCATCCTGGCCCTCGGCGCCGGGAAGGCCCTGCTCGATCAGGCGGGTATCGCACCCACCTTGGCATCGGGCGAGCCAGATCCGGGCATAGTGCTGGCCAGCGCCGATACTGTAGATGAGGGGACGGCAACCTTCATCACCGCAGCTGGTAAACATCGTCACTCGGCACGTGAGAGTGACCCACCTCGTATCTGA
- a CDS encoding sorbosone dehydrogenase family protein, whose protein sequence is MKLTISASGLTRVRRGWIGLAAGGAILALAACSESAQQPVAAGSGSSPTLLSPQHTLIPTINIAPAEGWAPGEMPIAAPGIRVTAFARGLDHPRWLYLLPNGDVLVAETNAPARPEEAKGIKSWVMGLFMKQAGAATKSANRITLLRDTDGDGVADLRSVLLTGLNSPFGMALVGSYLYVANTDAVVRFAYRPGDTHIATPGTTLVTLPAGPINHHWTKNLIASLEGDKLYVTVGSNSNVAERGMDAEAQRAAIWEVDLASGSHRIFASGLRNPNGLAWEPHSGALWTTVNERDELGSDLVPDYMTSVRDGGFYGWPYSYYGQHLDERVTPQRPDLVAMAIPPDYALGPHTASLGLASSAGTSLPSPFTEGMFFGQHGSWNRKPHSGYKVVFVAFHEGKPVGLPIDVLTGFLSEKGHALGRPVGVILDSQGALLVADDVGNTIWHLGARHLTNGSLMLR, encoded by the coding sequence ATGAAACTGACCATCTCTGCATCTGGCCTGACTCGAGTCCGCCGCGGATGGATTGGCCTGGCGGCCGGCGGGGCGATCCTGGCGCTTGCGGCCTGCAGCGAGTCCGCCCAGCAACCGGTCGCGGCAGGTTCTGGATCATCGCCCACGCTGCTTTCGCCACAACACACCCTGATCCCGACCATCAACATTGCCCCGGCGGAGGGGTGGGCACCTGGCGAGATGCCGATAGCCGCCCCCGGCATACGCGTGACCGCCTTCGCCCGAGGGCTGGATCATCCCCGCTGGCTGTATCTGCTGCCCAATGGCGATGTCCTGGTGGCGGAGACCAATGCTCCCGCCAGGCCGGAAGAGGCCAAGGGGATCAAGAGTTGGGTGATGGGGCTGTTCATGAAGCAGGCGGGCGCGGCAACAAAAAGTGCCAATCGCATCACGCTGTTGCGTGATACCGATGGCGATGGCGTAGCGGATCTGCGTTCTGTCCTGCTGACAGGTTTGAACTCCCCTTTCGGCATGGCCCTGGTGGGGAGTTATCTCTACGTCGCCAATACCGACGCGGTGGTGCGGTTCGCCTATCGACCCGGTGATACCCATATTGCCACGCCCGGCACCACTCTGGTGACCCTGCCGGCGGGGCCCATCAATCATCACTGGACCAAAAACCTCATCGCAAGCCTGGAGGGAGACAAGCTCTATGTCACGGTCGGCTCCAACAGCAATGTAGCTGAACGCGGCATGGACGCAGAAGCGCAGCGAGCGGCCATCTGGGAAGTCGATCTTGCGAGCGGCTCCCATCGCATCTTTGCTTCCGGCTTGCGCAACCCCAACGGCTTGGCCTGGGAGCCGCACAGCGGCGCCTTGTGGACCACGGTGAACGAGCGGGATGAACTCGGCAGCGATCTGGTTCCCGACTACATGACGTCGGTGCGGGACGGCGGCTTCTATGGGTGGCCCTACAGCTACTATGGCCAGCACCTGGATGAGCGGGTAACGCCGCAAAGACCCGATCTGGTGGCCATGGCGATCCCCCCTGACTATGCCCTGGGCCCCCATACCGCGTCGCTGGGATTGGCATCCTCTGCGGGCACCTCCTTGCCCTCGCCCTTTACCGAGGGGATGTTTTTCGGCCAGCATGGCTCCTGGAACCGCAAGCCGCACAGCGGCTACAAGGTGGTGTTTGTCGCCTTTCATGAGGGCAAGCCCGTCGGTTTACCCATCGATGTGCTGACCGGCTTCCTCAGCGAGAAAGGCCATGCACTCGGCCGGCCGGTGGGGGTGATCCTGGACAGTCAGGGCGCCTTGCTGGTGGCAGATGATGTGGGCAATACCATCTGGCACCTGGGAGCCCGGCACCTGACCAATGGCTCGCTGATGCTGCGTTAA
- a CDS encoding ABC-type transport auxiliary lipoprotein family protein codes for MIRQPPLPFTRLAVAALLLLLPAACSMFDGAKVPPPAFYSLSGVGASPPTKAAAARLDAAPTLIVNPPRAAPGFDSQRIIYVREPYQLEYFAHSEWIDTPARMIAPGIVAALEGTGAFRAVVLAPSAAAGDLRLDVEIIRLQQEFDRSPSRTRFTLRAYLVDSDSRQVLAWREFDETVPAPQANPYGGVMAANSAVQQVVQRLASFCADATGNWRPSPGAHR; via the coding sequence ATGATCCGCCAGCCACCACTTCCCTTCACCCGGCTCGCCGTCGCCGCGCTGTTGCTGCTCCTGCCCGCTGCCTGCAGCATGTTCGATGGGGCCAAGGTGCCGCCACCAGCCTTCTATTCGCTCTCCGGGGTGGGCGCATCCCCCCCGACCAAGGCCGCAGCGGCCAGACTGGACGCCGCGCCTACGCTGATCGTCAACCCGCCGCGTGCCGCCCCCGGTTTCGACAGCCAGCGGATCATCTACGTTCGCGAGCCCTATCAGCTGGAGTATTTCGCGCACAGTGAATGGATCGATACGCCCGCCCGGATGATAGCCCCGGGCATCGTCGCCGCGCTCGAGGGCACGGGGGCCTTTCGCGCCGTCGTCCTGGCCCCCAGCGCGGCTGCGGGGGATCTGCGCCTCGATGTCGAAATCATCCGCCTGCAGCAGGAGTTCGACAGGTCACCCAGCCGTACCCGCTTCACGCTGCGGGCCTATCTGGTGGACAGTGACAGTCGCCAGGTGCTGGCCTGGCGCGAATTCGACGAGACAGTGCCAGCACCGCAGGCCAATCCCTACGGCGGCGTGATGGCGGCCAATAGTGCCGTTCAGCAGGTCGTGCAGCGCCTGGCCAGCTTCTGTGCCGACGCCACGGGCAACTGGCGCCCCTCACCCGGGGCGCACCGCTGA
- a CDS encoding MlaD family protein, translating to MMETKVSYALVGGFVVILGTLLVAVILWLASGGAFQKAYDLYLAISEESVAGLNLNAPVKYNGVDVGRVRQIRLDPANPEQVNLLFAIERGTPIRQDTVAVLKTQGLTGIAYVELSGGASDMPLLQASAGYEYPVIRTNPSLAARLENVLTSVLAKLDSTSNSLNTLLGPENQAAFQSTLTDIARVAHTLAARNESIDAGLMDAARVMKNSASASDELAPLIARIGRAADAVEKMGNEIAGTSASAGKTLNAVGSDINRFTAETLPQLERLLGELSVLTTSLRRLSEQTERNPSGLLFGHKPVPDGPGESSEGGQQP from the coding sequence ATGATGGAAACCAAGGTCAGTTACGCCCTGGTAGGGGGTTTTGTCGTCATCCTCGGCACCCTGCTGGTGGCCGTCATCCTCTGGCTCGCCTCGGGAGGGGCTTTCCAGAAGGCATACGATCTCTATCTGGCGATCTCGGAGGAGTCGGTCGCTGGCCTCAATCTCAATGCACCGGTCAAATACAACGGTGTCGATGTCGGCAGGGTCAGGCAGATACGGCTCGATCCGGCCAATCCCGAGCAGGTCAATCTGCTGTTCGCCATCGAGCGAGGCACGCCGATCAGGCAGGACACTGTGGCCGTGCTCAAGACACAGGGCCTGACGGGGATCGCCTACGTCGAGCTGAGCGGCGGGGCCAGCGACATGCCCCTGTTGCAGGCCAGCGCCGGCTATGAGTATCCGGTGATCCGCACCAATCCCTCTCTCGCCGCTCGCCTCGAGAACGTCCTCACCAGCGTGCTGGCCAAGCTGGACAGTACCTCGAACAGCCTCAATACCCTGCTCGGTCCGGAGAATCAGGCCGCCTTCCAGAGCACCCTGACCGACATTGCCCGGGTGGCGCATACCCTGGCCGCGCGCAACGAGAGCATAGATGCCGGCCTGATGGATGCGGCCAGGGTGATGAAAAACAGCGCGAGTGCGAGCGACGAGCTCGCCCCCCTGATCGCGCGTATCGGGCGGGCGGCGGATGCCGTCGAGAAGATGGGCAATGAGATCGCCGGCACCAGTGCCAGCGCAGGCAAGACCCTCAACGCGGTCGGCAGCGACATCAATCGCTTCACGGCGGAGACCCTGCCCCAGCTGGAACGCCTGCTCGGTGAGCTCAGCGTGCTGACGACCTCGCTGCGCCGCCTCAGCGAGCAGACCGAACGCAACCCCTCCGGACTCCTGTTCGGCCACAAGCCGGTACCGGATGGCCCCGGAGAATCATCCGAAGGAGGGCAACAGCCATGA
- a CDS encoding ABC transporter ATP-binding protein, with protein sequence MKAPDGSVTPAIIISQLMTRFGEHVVHDGIDLVVNHGEIFALIGGSGSGKSTLLREIILLQQPESGSIRVLGVDLANIEDADALALRQRWGVMFQSGGLFGSLTARENVGLPLREHTELAQGLIDDIADRKLAMSGLEPVVGDQYPAELSGGMLKRVSLARALALDPELLFLDEPTAGLDPESAGEIDSLIRKLRDLFGLTIVLITHDLDLLWQVADRVAVLGEGKVQGIGSMTALAEMDLPAIRPFFDGPRGRAAEQRSEGT encoded by the coding sequence ATGAAGGCGCCAGATGGCAGTGTCACCCCGGCCATCATCATCAGCCAGCTGATGACGCGCTTTGGCGAGCATGTCGTCCATGACGGGATCGATCTGGTGGTCAACCACGGCGAGATCTTCGCGCTGATCGGCGGCTCGGGATCGGGCAAGTCGACCCTGCTGCGGGAGATCATCCTGCTTCAGCAACCCGAGTCGGGCTCGATCCGGGTGCTCGGGGTCGATCTCGCCAACATCGAAGACGCCGACGCCCTTGCCCTGCGCCAGCGCTGGGGGGTCATGTTTCAGAGTGGCGGCTTGTTCGGCTCCCTGACCGCCAGGGAAAACGTGGGCCTGCCGCTGCGTGAGCACACCGAACTCGCACAGGGGCTGATCGACGACATCGCCGACAGGAAGCTGGCGATGAGCGGCCTGGAGCCGGTCGTGGGTGATCAGTACCCGGCCGAGCTGAGCGGCGGCATGCTAAAGCGCGTCTCGCTGGCACGTGCCCTGGCCCTCGATCCCGAACTGCTCTTTCTCGATGAGCCGACCGCAGGTCTGGACCCCGAAAGCGCTGGTGAGATAGACAGTCTGATCCGCAAGTTACGCGATCTGTTCGGCCTGACCATTGTCCTTATCACCCACGATCTCGATCTGCTGTGGCAGGTGGCCGACCGCGTCGCCGTGCTCGGCGAGGGGAAGGTGCAGGGGATAGGGTCGATGACAGCGCTGGCAGAGATGGATCTGCCGGCAATCCGGCCATTCTTCGACGGCCCGCGAGGGCGGGCCGCCGAGCAACGCAGCGAGGGGACATGA